AAGCCGTTAATGACCGCGGTCTCATGATGGTCCCACGCGTTGTGGCGCTTAACGAGATAATACGTGTTGGTATCAGTCAGAAAAGGCTTACCACCGGCCTCTTTGACTTTTTGTACGATCTGGTGCACGAAAAACGGCTGGACATAATAAGGATTGCCAAGCTCGCCCACATGAAGCTTGATGGCGACAAGGTCGCCTTTTTCCACACAGTCGAAAGTGCCTGCGGAATCGTACAGCTTACCGGTACTTTTTAAAAGATCTTTACTGGTATCCCAGGGAACAAAATGAACGGTCATCCTATTTATTTTAAAAATTTAATACCTTAAATCTTATCAAACCTATATGTTTCAGAATAGCATCATAAAACCCTTTCTTCGCGAAACCGGCGCATACTTATCCGTGATTTGAATCAAGCAGGGATATAACCCGGTAAAAGCTATACTCAATATATATATTTCCGAAAAAGTTTTTAAATATTAGAAGCTAGCTAGTTAACAGTTAAATCAGTTAACATTTAAAAAACATACAGGGTGATCCCATGATCGGCATGATCCTTTGCGGCGGATATGGCAAGAGGCTAAAGCCCTATACCGATACCATACCGGCCCCTCTTATCGAGATCAAAGATAATTACACCATACTTGATAAACAGCTATTCGACTTTGCGGCGGCAGGCATAGACGAGGTCGTCCTGCTGACAGGCTATAAAAGCGAAATGATAAAGGCCCGCTACGGAAAAGAGTTCAAGGGCGTCAGGATATCTTATCATGAAGAGGACAGGCCCATGGGGACGCTGAACGCTATCAAGGCAGGGCTGGAAATGGTCGGCGGCGAAACTGACATACTCGTGCGTAACGGGGATGTCGTCGCGGATGTCAACCTAAAAAAGATGGTCCTGAGGCATGTTAACAGCCCGTATCCCGCTACTGTGTTCGTGACCAGGATGCGCAGCCCGTACGGGATAGTCGAGCTGGGCGACGACAAGATAAAATCGTTCCGCGAAAAACCCTTTATTGATTATCATATTAACGGAGGCATATACTGCCTGAGCAAAAACCTTCCTTTCCAGCAATTCGACGGCGGCAACCTCGAGCAGACCATGTTCCCGATGCTTGCGGAGAACGGCGGTCTCGGATACTATAAG
The DNA window shown above is from Methanooceanicella nereidis and carries:
- a CDS encoding sugar phosphate nucleotidyltransferase, with protein sequence MIGMILCGGYGKRLKPYTDTIPAPLIEIKDNYTILDKQLFDFAAAGIDEVVLLTGYKSEMIKARYGKEFKGVRISYHEEDRPMGTLNAIKAGLEMVGGETDILVRNGDVVADVNLKKMVLRHVNSPYPATVFVTRMRSPYGIVELGDDKIKSFREKPFIDYHINGGIYCLSKNLPFQQFDGGNLEQTMFPMLAENGGLGYYKEDGVFWATVDTVRELDEVRKEYGNKTDKPWGYEKVLISTDKYLTKELFIRSGYQTSFHKHPRKDETMYIMKGVGYIEFEDHKEFFQMGDTIRIEPNVPHTIVATENTVLHEVSTPFLEDTVRIKDYYSVR